One Glandiceps talaboti chromosome 2, keGlaTala1.1, whole genome shotgun sequence genomic region harbors:
- the LOC144453451 gene encoding fatty acid-binding protein, brain-like, which yields MDKFAGEWRHVKSENFSEYLKANGVNFMLRGMMSSVSPTLQIHQSGDEFVVRTVTTMKTREQQFTVGQVFEETHWGGDTKRSLATFDDGKLVIKSADDPENNPIIQREVVGDDGTDLIMTLQKGDVVANRYFKKKV from the coding sequence ATGGATAAATTTGCAGGCGAGTGGAGACAtgtaaaaagtgaaaatttCAGTGAATACTTGAAAGCAAATGGTGTGAATTTTATGCTGAGGGGCATGATGTCATCGGTGTCGCCGACGCTACAGATTCACCAGAGTGGAGACGAGTTCGTGGTCCGTACAGTGACTACCATGAAAACAAGGGAGCAGCAATTCACTGTTGGGCAGGTATTTGAAGAGACTCACTGGGGAGGAGACACGAAGAGATCGCTTGCGACTTTTGATGACGGCAAACTGGTTATCAAATCAGCAGACGACCCCGAAAACAATCCCATCATACAGCGTGAAGTTGTCGGAGACGACGGGACAGACCTTATCATGACTTTGCAAAAGGGCGATGTTGTTGCAAATCGATACTTTAAGAAGAAAGTGTAA
- the LOC144453742 gene encoding cellular retinoic acid-binding protein 1-like, with translation MAPNFAGKWKEQRNEKLAEFLTEIGTPYLVRKAMAHLPLTVNITQDGDDFDIRTVTMVKILEQKFTVGEEFEEVNPFGEKAIVIASWEGEKLVIRPTVDPGKPWPVVCREFVDDVMLLTLTVNDVVCKRYFKKS, from the coding sequence ATGGCACCGAATTTCGCTGGAAAATGGAAAGAACAGAGAAACGAAAAATTGGCTGAATTTCTCACAGAAATAGGGACACCGTACTTAGTTCGCAAGGCTATGGCACACCTTCCCCTTACCGTCAACATCACACAGGATGGCGACGACTTCGACATCAGgactgttaccatggtgaaaattttggaacaaaagtttacagTTGGGGAAGAATTTGAAGAGGTGAATCCATTTGGTGAGAAAGCTATTGTGATAGCATCGTGGGAAGGTGAGAAGTTAGTCATCAGACCCACGGTGGATCCGGGTAAACCCTGGCCGGTAGTTTGCCGAGAATTTGTGGACGATGTGATGCTATTGACACTTACGGTCAACGATGTAGTTTGTAAAAGGTACTTCAAGAAATCTTAA